The following proteins are encoded in a genomic region of Nicotiana sylvestris chromosome 4, ASM39365v2, whole genome shotgun sequence:
- the LOC138890617 gene encoding uncharacterized protein has product MERYRNKIGLAQAISNVSNKIWAFIDEVFEVTVMYNMVQQLTLRLVHTESHMEFVLTLIYVKCDAIERIELWDSLYKMTRDMNAPWLVGGDFNVIRDEEEKFGGLPVSLNEIDDFRHCVNTCNLFNLGFKGSIFTWWNGRAEEDCIFKRLDRCLADLQFQQTFPGIEVQHLAKTGSDHSPMYLKCDTETPPIKKPFKFLNFWVEHATFKDVVRENWTTDFSANPFIIHNHKRKRLQLNRIQDSVGTWIEEEKEIAEKAIRFYEEQFTETTSPSLFEIVDHVPNLMNNEQNAELNKQPTKEEVKEAVFGLNGDSAGGPDGMTGKLYHSCWDIIGDDLLHMVRAFFNGHELPKCVTHTNLVLIPKKKKLPLFLI; this is encoded by the exons ATGGAAAGGTACAGAAACAAGATAGGACTTGCACAAGCAATTTCAAATGTTTCCAACAAGATCTGGGCATTCATAGATGAGGTATTTGAAGTAACTGTCATGTACAATATGGTGCAACAATTAACACTACGATTGGTTCATACTGAATCGCATATGGAGTTTGTTCTAACTTTGATATATGTTAAATGTGATGCAATTGAGAGGATAGAATTATGGGATTCATTATATAAAATGACAAGGGATATGAATGCACCATGGCTAGTAGGGGGAGATTTCAATGTAATACGGGACGAAGAAGAGAAGTTTGGGGGGTTACCTGTGTCATtgaatgaaattgatgattttcgaCACTGCGTCAACACTTGCAATCTCTTCAATCTTGGATTTAAAGGCAGCATATTCACATGGTGGAATGGGAGAGCAGAGGAAGACTGTATATTCAAAAGGCTAGACAGATGCTTGGCCGATTTACAATTCCAACAAACATTTCCGGGAATAGAGGTGCAACATTTGGCAAAGACTGGTTCCGATCATAGTCCAATGTATCTGAAGTGTGATACTGAGACTCCACCAATAAAAAAGCCTTTTAAGTTCTTGAATTTTTGGGTGGAACATGCAACTTTTAAAGATGTGGTGAGAGAGAACTGGACAACTGATTTCAGTGCAAATCCTTTTATTATTCATAATcacaa GAGGAAGAGACTTCAGCTTAACAGAATTCAAGATAGTGTAGGAACATggattgaagaagaaaaagaaattgcAGAAAAGGCTATCAGATTTTACGAGGAACAGTTCACAGAAACAACTTCTCCTTCTTTATTTGAGATCGTAGACCATGTTCCTAATCTGATGAACAATGAACAGAATGCAGAATTGAATAAGCAGCCAACAAAAGAGGAGGTTAAAGAGGCAGTATTTGGACTTAATGGTGATAGTGCTGGAGGGCCAGATGGTATGACAGGCAAGCTATATCATTCTTGTTGGGACATAATAGGGGATGACCTGTTACACATGGTGAGGGCTTTTTTCAATGGTCATGAGCTACCAAAGTGTGTAACACACACAAACCTAGTTCTGATaccaaagaaaaagaagttaccaCTTTTTCTGATCTAA